The following are from one region of the Sorghum bicolor cultivar BTx623 chromosome 2, Sorghum_bicolor_NCBIv3, whole genome shotgun sequence genome:
- the LOC8059879 gene encoding uncharacterized protein LOC8059879, giving the protein MDMAPPWSPPELNDDLTEEILLRVAPDKPAHLSRASLVCKRWHRIISDPGFLRRYRAFHGRAPLLGFFYNLNFPAPFSDMVFDFPSPSSRFVATTASSPLLHAAHDDDGDRRVSWALDCRHGRVLFEKADSRGLAVWDPIADDWTDLPPPGIQYASYSAAVLCDVAGCADHRDCRGGRFLVVCIGCDVMSPTETAYACVYSSEDRAWQVPVSDGSGRRCCSFDGMRPALIGDGIYCAVRGGYYILKYDLVERRFDWINMPNRFGEVSLYLDRRNPVLMQITRTAHWASPA; this is encoded by the coding sequence ATGGACATGGCACCACCGTGGTCGCCGCCGGAGTTGAACGACGACCTCACGGAGGAGATCCTCCTCCGCGTCGCTCCAGACAAGCCCGCGCACCTCTCCCGAGCTTCCCTCGTCTGCAAACGCTGGCACCGCATCATCTCCGACCCCGGCTTCCTCCGCCGCTACCGCGCCTTCCACGGACGCGCTCCCCTGCTCGGCTTCTTCTACAACCTCAATTTCCCGGCGCCCTTCTCTGACATGGTATTCGATTTCCCGTCGCCCTCCTCTCGCTTCGTCGCCACCACGGCGTCGTCCCCGCTCCTGCATGCAGcgcacgacgacgacggcgaccgcCGCGTTTCCTGGGCCCTCGACTGTCGCCACGGCCGCGTCCTCTTCGAGAAGGCGGACAGCAGGGGCCTCGCCGTGTGGGATCCGATCGCGGATGACTGGACGGACCTGCCGCCGCCCGGCATCCAGTACGCGTCCTACTCCGCCGCCGTGCTCTGCGATGTGGCTGGCTGCGCCGACCACCGCGACTGCCGCGGTGGTCGCTTCCTTGTCGTCTGTATAGGCTGCGACGTGATGAGCCCAACCGAAACCGCCTATGCTTGCGTTTACTCATCGGAGGATCGTGCCTGGCAGGTGCCGGTTTCCGACGGCAGCGGCAGACGGTGCTGCAGCTTCGACGGGATGCGCCCTGCTCTCATCGGAGATGGAATCTACTGTGCTGTTCGTGGTGGTTATTACATTCTGAAATATGATTTGGTTGAGCGTCGCTTTGATTGGATCAACATGCCAAATAGATTTGGTGAAGTGTCGCTTTACTTGGACAGAAGGAATCCAGTGCTCATGCAAATAACGAGGACGGCTCACTGGGCCTCGCCGGCATGA